A section of the Paenibacillus aurantius genome encodes:
- a CDS encoding ABC transporter substrate-binding protein codes for MEKRSRYHLTMVIALCSVFAVTGCGKTSSGATATESPNASAAPTDAGKKLDPVELTWYYPQNKANPDLKLVNDEVNKITKEKINATIKLQPVDFGTYEQKLNTVVAASEPVDIIWTSNWLFKFEENQKKGAFLALDDLLKTAGADLYKSLQKKFWDDASIGGKVYAVPNFQFSASRAGLVIQKRFVDKYKLDINSIKKIEDIEPFLKQIKEGEPGITPFGTTKGFYTGMLYGIDPKVPVYENDPNHKVLPDVTKEMKQNYALAHSWYTKGYINQDAATLKSAADAYNKGTTAVWFDWTGKPGSEVEFKAANAGNDVVLVPLSKAYFTGAASTLNAISRTSKNPERAMMFLQLVNTDKKLYNTLVYGIEGKHYTKTTGDFIKINQEAGYFTNTDWVFGNISNEYLPEGAPADKIAQTIKMNNEARVSPYNGFVFNSEPVKTELANMKAVQDEYSAALGSGTLDPEKNLPIYEQKLKAAGADKVVAEKQKQLDEWLKTHPAK; via the coding sequence ATGGAAAAAAGATCACGTTATCATCTTACGATGGTCATCGCTTTGTGCTCCGTTTTCGCCGTTACGGGCTGTGGCAAAACGTCTTCGGGTGCTACCGCTACCGAAAGTCCTAACGCTTCTGCCGCACCCACGGATGCCGGAAAGAAGCTGGATCCCGTTGAATTGACCTGGTACTACCCTCAGAACAAAGCCAATCCTGATCTGAAGCTTGTCAACGATGAGGTAAACAAAATCACCAAAGAGAAAATCAACGCGACCATCAAGCTGCAGCCGGTTGATTTCGGAACCTACGAACAGAAGCTGAATACGGTGGTGGCAGCCAGCGAACCGGTTGACATTATCTGGACCTCCAACTGGCTCTTCAAGTTTGAAGAGAACCAGAAGAAAGGTGCCTTCCTAGCGCTGGATGATCTTCTGAAAACGGCCGGGGCGGACTTATACAAATCGCTGCAGAAGAAATTCTGGGACGATGCCTCGATCGGCGGAAAAGTCTATGCGGTGCCGAACTTCCAGTTCTCGGCAAGCCGTGCCGGTTTGGTTATTCAGAAGCGCTTCGTCGATAAATACAAGCTCGACATTAACTCGATTAAGAAAATCGAAGACATCGAACCGTTCCTGAAGCAAATCAAGGAAGGCGAGCCGGGCATCACCCCTTTCGGCACCACCAAAGGCTTCTATACCGGCATGCTGTACGGAATCGATCCGAAGGTGCCGGTGTATGAAAACGATCCGAACCACAAGGTTCTTCCGGACGTAACCAAGGAAATGAAGCAAAATTACGCACTGGCCCACTCCTGGTATACCAAAGGCTACATTAATCAGGACGCCGCTACGTTAAAGTCTGCGGCCGATGCTTACAACAAAGGAACCACGGCTGTCTGGTTTGACTGGACGGGAAAGCCGGGCTCGGAAGTGGAGTTTAAGGCGGCCAACGCCGGTAACGATGTCGTTCTGGTTCCCCTGTCCAAGGCCTACTTCACGGGAGCGGCAAGCACACTGAACGCCATCAGCCGAACCTCCAAAAATCCGGAGAGAGCCATGATGTTCCTGCAGCTCGTGAACACCGACAAGAAGCTGTATAACACGCTTGTTTACGGAATTGAAGGCAAACACTATACGAAAACAACGGGTGATTTTATTAAAATCAACCAGGAAGCGGGCTACTTTACGAACACGGACTGGGTTTTCGGCAATATCAGCAACGAATACCTGCCGGAAGGCGCACCTGCCGACAAGATTGCCCAAACGATTAAAATGAACAATGAAGCCCGTGTCTCTCCCTATAACGGATTTGTCTTCAACTCGGAGCCGGTTAAGACGGAGCTTGCGAATATGAAAGCCGTTCAGGACGAATACAGCGCGGCTCTCGGCAGCGGTACGCTGGATCCGGAGAAGAACCTCCCGATCTACGAACAGAAGCTGAAAGCGGCCGGCGCGGATAAGGTTGTTGCCGAGAAACAGAAGCAGCTGGATGAATGGCTGAAAACCCACCCCGCAAAATAA
- a CDS encoding carbon-nitrogen hydrolase family protein: MARYVTISCIGPRPLAIDAEVPPQEVVERMIGHWQSQLDQVLPDRPDLIVLSEVCDRPDPGRFPLKQRLAYYRARNNQIRDFLAETAKRHRCYITYPAHTEAEDGTWRNAMQLIDREGRVMGTYHKNYLVPDEYDKANILYGKDTPVFECDFGRVVCAICFDLNFEELRRQYELAKPDLIVFPSNYHGGLMQNYWAYSCRSYFAGAVSGAPCTIVTPLGEVAAHSTNYYSFITATVNLDYAVIHIDENSAHFPGIKQKYGPSVKIHDPGLLGCVLLTSESDEFTVNDVIEEFGLERMDDYFRRTEEDRHKQGRIEA, translated from the coding sequence ATGGCGAGATATGTAACGATAAGCTGCATAGGACCAAGACCGTTGGCGATCGATGCGGAAGTTCCGCCCCAGGAGGTGGTGGAGCGTATGATCGGGCATTGGCAGAGCCAGCTGGACCAGGTGCTCCCGGACCGCCCCGATCTGATCGTCCTGTCCGAAGTATGTGACAGGCCGGATCCGGGAAGGTTCCCGCTCAAGCAAAGATTGGCCTATTACCGTGCCCGGAACAACCAAATCCGCGATTTTCTGGCGGAAACTGCGAAGCGGCACCGCTGCTATATCACGTATCCGGCCCACACGGAAGCCGAGGACGGTACCTGGCGCAACGCCATGCAGCTGATCGACCGTGAAGGCCGGGTGATGGGAACCTACCATAAAAATTACCTCGTTCCGGATGAATATGATAAAGCGAATATTCTTTATGGGAAGGATACCCCCGTGTTCGAGTGCGATTTCGGGAGGGTCGTTTGTGCGATCTGCTTTGATCTGAATTTTGAAGAGCTGAGGCGGCAGTATGAGTTGGCTAAACCGGACCTGATTGTATTTCCTTCCAATTATCATGGCGGGCTTATGCAGAATTATTGGGCGTATTCCTGCCGGTCCTACTTTGCGGGTGCGGTTTCCGGCGCGCCCTGCACCATTGTTACCCCGCTTGGGGAGGTGGCGGCGCACAGCACGAATTACTATTCCTTTATAACCGCCACGGTTAATCTGGACTACGCCGTTATTCACATCGATGAGAACAGCGCCCATTTTCCAGGGATCAAACAAAAGTACGGGCCCAGCGTGAAAATTCATGATCCGGGGCTGCTTGGCTGCGTCCTGCTGACAAGTGAATCCGATGAATTTACGGTAAACGATGTCATAGAGGAGTTTGGATTGGAACGGATGGATGATTATTTCCGCCGCACGGAAGAAGACAGGCACAAACAAGGACGAATCGAGGCATAA
- a CDS encoding discoidin domain-containing protein, translating into MSGRSIKSEFALVMKIFCVLALSFGLLPPLTASAAGITYYVAVTGSDTNTGTSSTSPYRTITKCAQVMAAGDTCVISSGTYRETVTPANSGTSSSAAITFQAAPGATVIVSGTEIVSGWSPYSGSIYQANLSWDMGKENQLFIRNGTTVTPLWEARWPNIGTYTLPGLKAGTAAADSGSATTLVDSDLPGGADFWKGATVWERGGYAYVAMTSKVTGYDNTTHTLTYNPITGNFSDLYPKSGSPYFLSGVLGALDAPNEWYVDAAAQKVYLWAPGGGSPTNVEVKKRKTAFNLNGKDYIHITGIQTFAANITMSGSNYNVLDSMDAQYIYFSNFSQSTSNFDQLNGGISISGHDNEIKNSTIAYSSGTLVNIDGSNNRIVNNVIHDGSYIASYDPLVKLSSGTGNLISRNEIRGSGRYNIYWGKGSGEISYNDISDGMWLSRDGALIYSWGIDTGNSNIHHNLIHDSKGEDASIGLYFDNYTENAVVHHNVIYNNDTGIQLNTPGNFKLIYNNTVVNNKESMAYWGSAPYKEELYGTRVFNNILTDKVSLTEDTVRGFNTITADGLNFVNASANNYRLSSGSTAINTGAILPGITDGYNGLAPDAGAYEFGGTDWTAGPNPAIIPGPYTQVDTPYMNLVKDSAFENGTDGNLSDKWLVWSTVKDNNRTVDLGATNLSIPAWQKRGYTKKVQLGLGGGVEQLITGLKPNTSYKFVAWVYNEQGASVNVGVLNYGGAAIDVNTTEYTKYVRQEVTFTTGATNTSARVRIWKDNSTTLYSYADDTGLFEVTPFDSGVYKNQALNKTQITASGALSFPERLTDGSTSAYSNMDNTGPQWVQIDLGQSYSLDKINVLHYYTSFDQRTYHDVIVQVSNDSAFAAKRTVFNNDTDNSAGQGTGTDAEYVETSTGKVITFSPAIARYIRLWTNGNTKYPTQHYTEVEAWGIPSYTPTSPLQGYKNLALGMNASKITSSSTVGNAYRITDGLFNAFANQDALYAQWIQLDLGISYSLDKIKLWHFVDNVDAIPRKYQDVIIQLSNDPTFATYTTVFNNDTDNSSGQGAGSDAEYFETTGGKEIYFPTTNARYIRLWAYGNNRNTGKHYVEVEVDGSPTAGMGT; encoded by the coding sequence ATGTCGGGTAGGTCGATTAAATCAGAGTTTGCTTTGGTTATGAAGATTTTCTGCGTTCTGGCACTCAGCTTTGGGCTTCTGCCCCCCCTCACCGCAAGCGCCGCAGGCATCACCTATTACGTAGCCGTGACGGGAAGCGACACCAACACGGGAACTTCCTCCACAAGCCCGTACCGAACCATTACCAAATGCGCTCAAGTCATGGCAGCGGGAGATACCTGCGTGATCTCATCCGGTACCTACAGGGAAACGGTCACCCCCGCCAACAGTGGAACGAGCAGCAGTGCAGCGATTACGTTTCAAGCGGCACCCGGCGCCACGGTCATTGTAAGCGGCACCGAAATCGTTAGCGGATGGAGCCCCTACTCCGGCAGTATTTATCAGGCTAATCTTTCGTGGGACATGGGCAAAGAAAATCAATTGTTTATCCGAAACGGCACCACCGTCACTCCACTATGGGAGGCGCGCTGGCCGAATATTGGCACCTATACCCTGCCTGGATTGAAAGCCGGTACGGCGGCGGCCGATTCCGGATCGGCTACGACTCTGGTGGATTCCGATCTGCCGGGCGGCGCCGATTTCTGGAAAGGCGCAACGGTTTGGGAGAGAGGCGGTTACGCCTATGTGGCCATGACGAGCAAGGTTACCGGGTATGACAACACCACCCACACCTTAACCTATAATCCCATTACCGGTAATTTTTCCGATTTGTATCCCAAATCAGGCAGCCCCTACTTCCTCAGCGGCGTGCTAGGCGCATTGGATGCCCCGAATGAATGGTATGTCGATGCGGCTGCCCAGAAGGTCTATCTGTGGGCGCCGGGCGGAGGATCTCCCACCAATGTGGAGGTAAAGAAACGCAAGACGGCGTTTAACTTAAACGGCAAAGACTATATCCATATCACAGGCATTCAGACCTTTGCTGCCAATATCACCATGAGCGGGTCCAACTATAACGTTCTGGACAGCATGGATGCCCAGTATATTTATTTCTCGAACTTCTCCCAGAGCACCAGTAACTTCGACCAGCTTAACGGCGGGATCAGCATAAGCGGACACGACAATGAAATCAAGAACAGCACGATCGCCTATTCTTCCGGTACTTTGGTCAATATCGACGGAAGCAACAACCGCATCGTGAATAACGTGATCCATGACGGCAGCTACATCGCCTCCTACGATCCGTTAGTCAAGCTTTCGAGCGGCACCGGAAACTTAATCAGCCGCAACGAGATCCGCGGGTCCGGCCGGTACAATATCTATTGGGGAAAGGGCAGCGGAGAAATCTCCTACAACGATATTTCCGACGGCATGTGGCTTTCCCGGGACGGGGCTTTGATTTACAGCTGGGGCATCGATACGGGAAACAGCAATATCCATCATAACCTGATTCATGACAGCAAGGGAGAGGACGCGAGCATCGGCCTTTATTTCGATAATTATACCGAAAATGCCGTGGTCCATCATAATGTTATCTATAACAACGACACCGGTATTCAATTGAATACGCCGGGGAATTTCAAATTGATCTATAACAACACGGTAGTAAATAACAAGGAAAGCATGGCTTATTGGGGCTCGGCGCCCTATAAAGAAGAATTGTATGGAACGAGGGTGTTCAATAATATCCTGACGGATAAGGTATCCCTAACGGAAGATACGGTAAGGGGATTTAATACGATAACGGCGGACGGCTTGAATTTTGTGAATGCTTCCGCTAATAACTATCGGTTGAGCTCGGGTTCCACCGCCATCAATACGGGTGCCATCCTTCCCGGGATTACGGACGGCTATAACGGCCTCGCCCCTGATGCGGGTGCTTATGAATTCGGCGGAACCGATTGGACGGCGGGCCCGAATCCGGCCATCATACCGGGACCCTACACCCAAGTGGATACCCCGTATATGAACCTCGTGAAGGATAGTGCCTTCGAGAACGGAACGGACGGTAATCTTAGCGACAAGTGGCTGGTGTGGTCGACCGTTAAAGACAATAACCGAACGGTGGATCTTGGGGCTACCAATTTATCCATCCCAGCCTGGCAGAAGAGAGGCTATACGAAGAAAGTACAGCTTGGGCTTGGGGGAGGCGTAGAGCAGTTGATTACCGGGCTGAAGCCGAATACCTCTTATAAATTTGTAGCTTGGGTTTATAACGAACAAGGGGCATCCGTGAATGTCGGGGTATTGAACTATGGAGGAGCCGCCATTGATGTAAATACAACGGAATACACGAAATATGTACGCCAAGAGGTAACCTTCACGACCGGAGCAACCAATACCTCGGCCAGAGTACGGATATGGAAAGATAACTCGACCACCCTTTACTCCTACGCGGACGATACCGGGTTGTTCGAAGTAACTCCATTCGATTCCGGGGTTTATAAGAATCAGGCCTTGAACAAAACCCAGATTACCGCGAGCGGTGCTCTCAGTTTCCCCGAGCGGTTAACCGATGGATCCACCTCGGCCTATTCCAATATGGACAATACCGGTCCCCAGTGGGTCCAAATCGACTTGGGCCAGAGCTACAGCTTGGATAAGATTAATGTATTGCATTACTACACGAGCTTCGATCAAAGAACCTATCACGATGTGATTGTCCAGGTATCGAACGATTCGGCGTTTGCGGCCAAGAGGACCGTTTTCAACAACGACACCGACAATTCGGCCGGTCAGGGAACGGGTACCGACGCGGAATACGTGGAAACCAGCACCGGCAAAGTGATCACCTTCAGTCCAGCCATTGCCCGCTATATAAGGCTGTGGACCAACGGAAACACGAAGTATCCAACCCAGCATTATACGGAAGTAGAGGCGTGGGGCATCCCGTCTTATACACCGACGTCTCCTCTGCAGGGGTATAAGAATCTGGCGCTCGGAATGAACGCTTCCAAAATAACCAGCAGCAGTACCGTGGGCAACGCCTACCGTATAACGGATGGATTGTTTAATGCCTTTGCCAATCAAGACGCTCTTTATGCCCAATGGATCCAGCTGGACCTGGGTATCTCTTACAGCCTCGATAAGATCAAGCTATGGCATTTTGTAGACAATGTAGATGCCATTCCGAGAAAATACCAGGATGTGATTATCCAGCTGTCGAACGATCCGACCTTTGCGACTTATACGACCGTTTTCAATAACGACACCGACAACTCGTCCGGTCAAGGAGCGGGATCAGACGCCGAATACTTTGAAACCACCGGCGGCAAAGAAATCTATTTCCCTACCACTAACGCCAGATATATAAGGTTATGGGCTTACGGGAACAACCGCAACACCGGCAAGCACTATGTGGAAGTAGAGG
- a CDS encoding hydroxyacid dehydrogenase, producing MKIALLQGKDVREKVFQQDHLEQLRSIGEVVLNEASGNPSEEQTSELLKGADIAITSWGCGPMTERVLSSAPNLKLVLHAAGTVKPIVTPELWERGVRVSNATEALGKGVAETALGFTIVSLKDMWRLSKETREGGWGSVTNVREVYGLTVGVVGAGRAGSHYIKLMSNFDVNLVVYDPFVSEEKAQHMGAQKVTLEELLAQSDVISIHLPSIPETHHMFNRERFALMKDTCVLINTARGSVIDEDALVAELEKGRFFACLDVTEPEPPSPDHPFRRLPNVVLTPHIAGAVNNGMQRIAQATIHDLQAFIGGRSMSGEVLAEHMHLLA from the coding sequence TTGAAAATTGCCCTGCTGCAGGGGAAGGATGTAAGGGAAAAAGTTTTTCAACAGGATCATTTGGAGCAGCTGCGCTCGATCGGGGAAGTCGTGCTCAATGAAGCAAGCGGCAATCCTTCCGAGGAGCAGACGTCCGAGCTGCTTAAAGGGGCGGACATCGCCATCACCTCCTGGGGCTGCGGCCCTATGACGGAGCGCGTCCTCAGCAGCGCCCCGAATTTGAAGCTTGTTCTTCATGCGGCGGGCACGGTTAAGCCGATTGTCACGCCTGAATTATGGGAGCGCGGGGTACGCGTCTCCAATGCAACGGAGGCATTAGGCAAAGGGGTCGCGGAAACGGCGCTCGGCTTCACCATTGTTTCCCTCAAGGATATGTGGAGATTGAGCAAGGAAACGAGAGAAGGAGGCTGGGGTTCGGTAACGAACGTGCGCGAGGTGTATGGACTCACGGTCGGCGTCGTCGGAGCAGGCCGCGCGGGTTCCCATTATATCAAGCTGATGAGTAATTTCGATGTCAACCTTGTCGTCTATGATCCGTTTGTCAGTGAAGAAAAGGCACAACATATGGGGGCGCAGAAGGTTACATTGGAAGAGCTGCTTGCGCAAAGCGACGTCATCTCGATTCATCTCCCCTCGATTCCGGAGACCCATCACATGTTCAACCGGGAACGCTTCGCCCTGATGAAGGATACCTGCGTCCTGATCAATACGGCCCGCGGTTCCGTCATAGACGAAGATGCTCTTGTCGCCGAGTTGGAAAAAGGAAGGTTCTTTGCCTGCCTTGATGTAACCGAGCCGGAGCCGCCGAGCCCGGACCACCCGTTCCGCCGCCTGCCCAATGTTGTGCTTACGCCTCATATTGCGGGAGCCGTCAATAACGGAATGCAGCGGATTGCGCAGGCCACCATCCATGATTTGCAGGCGTTTATCGGCGGGCGGTCCATGAGCGGGGAAGTTTTGGCGGAGCATATGCATTTGCTGGCTTAA
- a CDS encoding enolase C-terminal domain-like protein produces MITIEKTNLVVEREKLLAPFGFKGGYVDELWQSLVTLEDQVGREGLGCGVQSILWSDPQVYSEWGNERGNVFMNEITRYALTSVKRRPFETPMDLLDPMKEQAYEFASRVWTGKNPLRVTFALNALVPVDQASWMLLSHTKPGARFFDLIPEEYRSGLSWRHERLAATPVVGYGMTIEEITALLDDGYFVLKIKLGSDPNQDGDPDKMMEWDIRRLKEIHRMAGHRSCSHTANGKIAYYLDMNGRYGNKDLLWRLVEAAERMGALEQILLVEEPFPEHLHVDVSDFPVRVAGDERVHSEKDALALIQMGYGAFALKPVAKTMSMSLRVAKLASEHGIPCFCADLTASPIMVDWNKNLAALLPPVPGLSTGLIEANGVQNYAHWEAMKKSHPMPNGSWTDTREGQFYLQPEFYEHNGGVFGRRR; encoded by the coding sequence ATGATAACGATTGAGAAAACGAATCTTGTGGTGGAACGCGAAAAGCTGCTTGCGCCATTCGGGTTTAAAGGCGGCTATGTGGATGAACTGTGGCAATCCCTGGTAACGTTGGAGGATCAGGTAGGAAGGGAGGGATTAGGCTGCGGCGTTCAAAGCATCCTTTGGTCCGACCCTCAGGTTTATTCGGAGTGGGGGAACGAGCGGGGCAATGTCTTTATGAATGAGATTACCCGGTATGCGCTGACGTCGGTCAAAAGACGGCCGTTTGAAACGCCGATGGATCTTCTGGATCCGATGAAGGAGCAGGCGTATGAATTTGCTTCCCGCGTTTGGACGGGGAAGAATCCTCTCCGGGTAACCTTTGCGCTGAACGCGCTTGTCCCGGTGGACCAGGCGTCCTGGATGCTGCTGAGCCACACGAAACCGGGCGCCCGTTTCTTCGACCTGATTCCGGAGGAGTACCGATCCGGTCTTTCCTGGCGCCATGAACGGCTGGCTGCCACCCCGGTCGTCGGATATGGAATGACGATAGAGGAGATCACCGCTTTGCTGGATGACGGATATTTTGTCCTCAAGATCAAGCTCGGCTCCGACCCCAATCAGGATGGAGATCCCGATAAAATGATGGAATGGGATATCCGGAGGTTGAAGGAGATTCATCGGATGGCCGGGCACCGGAGCTGTTCTCATACCGCGAACGGGAAGATTGCCTATTACCTGGATATGAACGGCCGGTACGGGAATAAGGATCTGCTGTGGAGACTGGTCGAGGCCGCTGAGAGAATGGGGGCCCTTGAGCAGATCCTGTTGGTGGAGGAGCCTTTTCCGGAGCACCTCCATGTGGATGTCTCGGATTTTCCGGTCCGGGTGGCAGGGGATGAAAGGGTGCACAGCGAGAAGGACGCCTTGGCCCTCATCCAGATGGGCTATGGAGCGTTTGCCTTAAAGCCGGTAGCCAAAACGATGAGCATGAGCCTGCGTGTGGCTAAGCTTGCGAGTGAACACGGCATTCCCTGTTTCTGCGCCGACTTGACCGCAAGCCCTATCATGGTCGATTGGAACAAGAATCTGGCCGCGCTGTTACCGCCTGTTCCTGGCCTTTCGACAGGCTTGATCGAAGCCAATGGCGTACAAAATTATGCCCATTGGGAAGCCATGAAGAAATCCCATCCCATGCCGAACGGCAGCTGGACGGATACGAGAGAGGGGCAATTTTATTTACAGCCTGAGTTTTATGAACATAATGGGGGCGTATTTGGCCGGCGCCGTTAA
- a CDS encoding ABC transporter permease, whose protein sequence is MAYIPMFGVIVAFKNYRYDKGILGSDWIGFKNFEFLFKSETAFRITRNTVLYNLGYMAVTTICALAVAILLNEISKKWLKIYQTSMILPFFLSWVVVSYITNAFLDHQNGFLNGWLAAMGFEKVQWYFNAKYWPFILNIVHLWKAIGFSALVYYAGILGIDAELYEAARIDGAKRWQMVTNITIPQLTPLIIILLILSIGNMFRGDFGLHFFIPNNSGMTYSTTDIIDTYIYRALSEVGDISMASAVGLYQSFVGFVLVVTANYTVRKINDENSLF, encoded by the coding sequence ATGGCGTACATCCCGATGTTCGGTGTTATTGTCGCCTTCAAAAATTACCGTTACGACAAAGGGATTCTGGGGAGTGACTGGATCGGCTTTAAAAATTTCGAGTTTCTGTTCAAAAGTGAAACCGCCTTCCGCATTACGCGCAACACCGTTTTGTACAACTTGGGTTACATGGCCGTAACCACCATCTGTGCACTCGCTGTTGCCATACTGCTTAATGAAATCTCAAAGAAGTGGCTTAAAATTTATCAAACTTCCATGATTCTGCCGTTCTTCTTGTCATGGGTTGTCGTAAGCTACATCACCAATGCGTTCCTTGACCACCAGAATGGATTTTTGAACGGGTGGCTGGCCGCTATGGGCTTTGAAAAGGTCCAATGGTATTTTAACGCCAAATATTGGCCCTTCATCCTGAACATCGTTCATCTATGGAAAGCCATCGGGTTCTCGGCTTTGGTCTATTACGCCGGTATTCTCGGAATCGATGCGGAATTGTACGAAGCGGCACGGATCGACGGGGCCAAGAGATGGCAGATGGTCACGAATATTACCATCCCCCAGCTCACTCCGCTGATCATTATTTTATTGATTCTTTCCATAGGAAATATGTTCCGCGGCGATTTCGGCCTGCACTTCTTTATCCCGAACAACAGCGGAATGACCTATAGCACAACGGATATTATCGATACGTACATTTACCGGGCGCTTAGTGAAGTGGGCGACATCAGCATGGCTTCCGCGGTAGGCCTGTATCAATCCTTCGTCGGCTTCGTCCTGGTGGTCACCGCCAACTATACCGTAAGAAAAATTAACGATGAAAACTCATTGTTCTAA
- a CDS encoding ABC transporter permease, with protein MWTTIEQIFPYAIVFTIPLLITALGALFSERSGVVNIGLDGLMIIGSFSGAFVIFKLQEAYPNQPFVLWIGLLAAMVAGALFSLLHAFASINLSANQIISGTAINLVAGSLTVFLARNMTGSGNIRLLSGMSPFDVPLLSSIPVLGPLLFTKTYLTTWIVLAIVLGSVFMLYKTPFGLRLRACGEHPHAAEAAGVRVQRMRYIGVLLSGAFSGLGGAIILVTYAGEFTGSVAGLGFLALASLIFGQWKPLGVLGATLFFGFASTVANVSQVVPSLAVFPPVILKVFPYVVTLIALVVFSKSSNAPKAAGEPFASDKR; from the coding sequence ATGTGGACCACCATTGAGCAGATTTTCCCCTACGCGATTGTCTTCACCATCCCCCTCTTGATAACCGCCCTCGGCGCGCTGTTCAGCGAACGGAGCGGGGTCGTCAATATCGGGCTCGACGGGCTGATGATCATCGGTTCCTTCAGCGGCGCGTTCGTGATCTTCAAGCTGCAGGAGGCTTACCCGAACCAGCCCTTCGTCCTGTGGATCGGACTGCTCGCGGCTATGGTCGCCGGGGCGCTGTTCTCGCTCCTGCATGCGTTCGCGAGCATCAATCTGAGCGCGAACCAGATCATCTCCGGGACGGCGATTAACCTGGTCGCGGGCTCGCTGACCGTCTTCCTCGCGCGGAACATGACGGGAAGCGGGAACATCCGGCTCTTGAGCGGCATGTCCCCGTTCGATGTTCCCCTCCTGTCCTCGATTCCCGTGCTCGGTCCGCTTCTCTTCACGAAGACGTACCTGACCACGTGGATCGTCCTGGCCATCGTTTTGGGCAGCGTGTTCATGCTGTACAAAACGCCCTTCGGGCTGAGGCTGCGGGCCTGCGGCGAGCATCCCCATGCCGCGGAGGCCGCCGGGGTCCGCGTCCAGCGGATGCGGTACATCGGCGTGCTCCTCTCGGGCGCCTTCTCCGGCCTCGGGGGAGCGATCATCCTGGTCACCTATGCCGGAGAGTTCACGGGCAGCGTCGCGGGACTCGGGTTTCTGGCGCTCGCGTCGCTCATCTTCGGGCAGTGGAAGCCGCTCGGCGTGCTGGGCGCCACCCTGTTCTTCGGCTTCGCGAGCACGGTCGCGAACGTCTCCCAGGTGGTGCCGTCGCTCGCGGTGTTCCCTCCGGTGATCTTGAAGGTATTCCCGTATGTGGTGACCTTAATCGCGCTCGTCGTGTTCTCGAAGTCGTCCAACGCGCCCAAGGCGGCGGGGGAGCCTTTTGCTTCGGATAAACGATAG
- a CDS encoding carbohydrate ABC transporter permease — translation MHAQRQKIMWSPLLIHLLFIGITLSMLIPFLIVVIISLSDEQSILHHGFRIIPDKFTLLSYTYFLKTPDTILNAYGVTITVAIVGTLTSLILTSTLGYTLSRRDYGLQRVTSFYVFFTMLFNGGLVPFYILMTQVLHLKDTIWALIVPGLLSPFYVLIMKGFMAKIPIEIIESAKMEGASEWRIYAQLILPLSKPALATLGLFILFNFWNEWFNALLFINNEKLVPLQLLLVRALSSLDIITSRPEFLQAGINLDMSQFPKTSAKFAVVVLSAGPMLLVFPFFQRFFVQGLTIGAIKG, via the coding sequence GTGCACGCCCAACGACAAAAGATAATGTGGTCTCCGCTGCTTATTCATTTGCTGTTCATCGGCATCACGCTTTCTATGCTCATTCCCTTCCTGATCGTTGTCATTATCTCCTTATCCGACGAACAATCGATCCTGCATCACGGATTCCGCATCATTCCGGATAAGTTCACCCTCCTGTCCTATACCTATTTCTTAAAGACCCCGGATACCATTCTCAATGCGTACGGCGTGACGATCACCGTCGCCATCGTAGGGACTCTTACCAGTCTGATCCTCACTTCAACGTTAGGCTATACGCTTTCGAGAAGGGATTACGGCCTGCAGCGGGTGACTTCGTTCTATGTCTTCTTCACCATGCTGTTTAACGGCGGACTGGTCCCGTTCTACATCCTGATGACCCAGGTGCTGCACCTGAAGGACACGATATGGGCGCTGATTGTTCCCGGCCTGCTGAGCCCGTTCTATGTCCTGATTATGAAGGGGTTCATGGCTAAGATTCCGATTGAAATCATCGAATCGGCCAAAATGGAAGGAGCGAGCGAATGGAGGATTTATGCTCAACTGATTCTCCCTTTGTCGAAGCCGGCGCTGGCCACTTTGGGATTGTTCATCTTGTTCAATTTCTGGAACGAATGGTTCAATGCGCTGCTGTTTATCAATAACGAGAAGCTCGTTCCCCTGCAGCTTCTGCTGGTTCGCGCCTTGAGTTCGCTGGATATTATTACGTCCCGCCCAGAATTTTTGCAGGCCGGGATCAACCTGGATATGTCGCAATTCCCGAAAACCTCGGCAAAATTCGCGGTCGTCGTCTTGTCGGCGGGACCGATGCTGCTGGTATTCCCTTTCTTTCAACGGTTTTTTGTGCAAGGCTTGACGATAGGAGCCATCAAAGGCTGA